A window from Schistocerca gregaria isolate iqSchGreg1 chromosome 8, iqSchGreg1.2, whole genome shotgun sequence encodes these proteins:
- the LOC126284970 gene encoding UDP-N-acetylhexosamine pyrophosphorylase-like produces the protein MQDLTKIKEELSSYGQGHILQFWDELSDAERTELLTQLQEIDIPVAIECFKKTLAEDQAKLDDRMQPVPAELYGSVLRTSPGDLQKFEDEGFRQISAGKVGVLLLAGGHGTRLGVPYPKGMHDVGLPSHKSLYQIQAERIRRLQKLAFDRTGVYNHIIWYIMTSEATMQPTLDYFDRNNYFGLKRENVVMFEQGFLPSFTFQGKIIMDKKYKLSMSPDGNGGLYRALKDNKILEDMERRGIMYLNAHGVDNILIKVADPIFIGYCVLKGAECGAKVVEKAFPEEPVGVVCQVDGRYQVVEYSEITLKTAQQRNADGNLTFRAGNICNHFFTTQFLRKVAFDHETNLQLHVAKKKIPFVDSQGNSCKPEKPNGIKMEKFIFDVFQFTDKFVIWEVEREREFSAIKNSDAAQKDTPTTARNDLLALHCSYIKNAGGKILYNTGDKPICEISPLLSYAGESLEEVVANKEFTSPCHLRSPDECNSDSVTVQQNNYFLK, from the coding sequence ATGCAGGACCTGACAAAAATTAAGGAAGAACTCTCCAGCTACGGTCAGGGGCATATCCTACAGTTTTGGGATGAACTGTCAGATGCGGAAAGGACCGAACTTTTGACACAGTTGCAAGAAATTGACATTCCAGTGGCAATAGAATGTTTCAAAAAAACTTTAGCAGAAGATCAAGCAAAATTAGACGATCGAATGCAGCCAGTACCGGCAGAATTATACGGCAGCGTTCTTAGGACAAGTCCTGGTGATCTTCAGAAGTTTGAAGACGAAGGTTTCCGGCAGATATCTGCGGGTAAGGTCGGGGTTTTGCTTTTAGCAGGTGGTCATGGCACCAGGCTAGGTGTGCCTTACCCAAAAGGCATGCACGACGTAGGCCTGCCATCTCATAAATCGTTGTACCAGATTCAGGCTGAAAGGATACGGAGGCTGCAGAAGCTTGCATTTGACAGAACTGGCGTGTACAATCACATTATATGGTATATTATGACAAGTGAAGCTACAATGCAGCCTACTCTAGATTACTTTGACAGAAATAACTATTTTGGATTGAAGAGAGAGAATGTTGTCATGTTCGAACAAGGTTTCCTCCCAAGCTTCACATTTCAAGGGAAAATAATCATGGACAAGAAATATAAACTATCAATGTCACCAGACGGAAATGGAGGACTTTATCGTGCACTGAAAGATAACAAAATACTAGAGGACATGGAGAGAAGGGGTATTATGTACCTTAATGCTCATGGTGTGGATAACATCTTAATTAAAGTAGCAGATCCTATTTTCATTGGTTACTGTGTACTGAAGGGTGCAGAATGTGGTGCAAAAGTAGTTGAAAAAGCATTTCCAGAAGAACCTGTAGGTGTTGTTTGTCAGGTGGATGGACGTTATCAGGTTGTTGAATAtagtgaaataacattaaagacagcACAACAGAGAAATGCTGATGGTAACTTAACATTCAGAGCAGGTAATATTTGCAATCACTTCTTCACAACCCAGTTTCTTCGTAAAGTTGCATTTGATcatgaaactaacttacagttaCATGTTGCAAAGAAAAAGATTCCATTTGTTGATTCACAGGGAAATTCCTGCAAGCCAGAAAAGCCAAATGgtataaaaatggagaaatttaTCTTTGATGTGTTTCAGTTTACTGACAAATTTGTAATATGGGAGGTGGAGCGAGAGAGAGAATTCAGTGCTATCAAAAATTCAGATGCTGCTCAGAAGGATACTCCTACAACAGCGCGTAATGATCTTCTTGCCCTTCATTGTTCATATATTAAAAATGCAGGGGGTAAAATTTTATATAACACAGGTGACAAGCCCATATGTGAAATTTCACCCCTTCTATCATATGCTGGTGAGTCATTAGAAGAGGTTGTAGCCAACAAAGAATTTACATCTCCATGTCATTTGCGCTCTCCTGATGAATGTAACTCAGACTCTGTCACTGTGcaacaaaataattatttcctGAAATAA